In one window of Bradyrhizobium diazoefficiens DNA:
- a CDS encoding tannase/feruloyl esterase family alpha/beta hydrolase, translated as MKRLFLASTIVATWASLGAQAAAHGLPPGGVAPRSSCTGLTGLTLPNTQILSATQKSGYCNVIGIINKRVSTQDPDHFTYGIGFALNLPTTWHGRFEMMGGGGTDGSLQSDPQGAAGVELGQGWAVAADDGGHEDNATNVVGGYQDDDANAGGSAHFAIDAQARRDYGYNGIEKTATTAKQIISYFYGLDTVYSYIMGCSNGGRDAMVASQRSPWLFDGVISQNPGFNLPQAGLAEAWNEQVLGTLATSKDINGQPYIPDTFPQQDLQVASAAILSACDALDGLVDGIIDNYHACTAKKVYPALASYTCSTGSHGSTPHGGTCLSSGQVDVLKKIYAGPVNSKGERLYSNWFWDAGIWTPPTAPGAGWQFWNVVTAPVPTVNTAINLTLGAGAIPMIFQTPPVVTPVDGPTGQEAFVFKFNFDTDAPKIFTKTAAYPESAMDFMAAVATDLRPFRARGGKLIISSSVNDGIFSGAAIARWYRKMNQRMDDRATDFARLFMVPNMAHCGGGAATASFATNELKAITDWVEHGVAPERIVAANTNTTSPYPTGGVFDPRIAQNFPTGGTRPLCVYPRIAAYKGSGLTSDAANFACVDPGFKPGGDHDFHDDDDGHGGDRH; from the coding sequence ATGAAACGACTTTTCCTCGCCTCGACGATCGTAGCCACATGGGCGTCGCTCGGCGCGCAGGCCGCAGCACACGGACTGCCGCCGGGCGGCGTCGCCCCGCGCTCGTCCTGCACCGGCCTCACCGGCCTTACTTTGCCGAATACACAGATCCTGAGCGCGACGCAGAAGTCGGGCTATTGCAACGTGATCGGTATCATCAACAAGCGCGTCTCCACGCAGGACCCCGATCACTTCACCTACGGCATCGGCTTTGCGCTCAATTTGCCCACCACCTGGCATGGCCGCTTCGAGATGATGGGCGGCGGCGGCACCGATGGCAGCCTGCAAAGCGATCCGCAAGGCGCTGCCGGCGTCGAGCTCGGCCAGGGCTGGGCGGTCGCAGCCGACGACGGCGGCCACGAGGACAACGCGACCAATGTGGTCGGCGGCTATCAGGACGACGACGCCAATGCCGGCGGCTCGGCGCATTTCGCCATCGATGCGCAAGCGCGCAGGGACTACGGCTACAACGGCATCGAGAAGACCGCGACGACCGCCAAGCAGATCATCTCCTATTTCTACGGCCTCGACACCGTCTATTCCTACATCATGGGCTGCTCGAACGGCGGCCGGGACGCGATGGTCGCGTCACAACGATCGCCCTGGCTGTTCGACGGCGTGATCTCGCAAAATCCCGGCTTCAACCTGCCGCAGGCGGGCCTTGCCGAAGCCTGGAACGAGCAGGTGCTCGGCACGCTCGCAACCAGCAAGGACATCAACGGCCAGCCGTATATTCCCGACACCTTCCCGCAGCAGGACCTTCAGGTCGCGTCGGCTGCGATCCTGAGCGCCTGCGATGCGCTCGATGGCCTCGTCGATGGCATCATAGACAATTACCATGCCTGCACGGCGAAGAAGGTGTATCCGGCGCTCGCGAGCTACACCTGCAGCACCGGTTCGCACGGCAGCACGCCACATGGCGGCACTTGCCTGAGCAGCGGGCAGGTGGATGTGCTGAAGAAGATCTATGCCGGCCCAGTGAATTCAAAAGGCGAGCGGCTCTATTCGAACTGGTTCTGGGATGCCGGCATCTGGACGCCGCCCACCGCGCCCGGCGCGGGCTGGCAATTCTGGAACGTCGTCACTGCGCCGGTGCCTACCGTCAACACCGCGATCAACCTGACGCTCGGCGCCGGCGCGATTCCGATGATCTTCCAGACGCCGCCCGTGGTTACGCCCGTCGACGGGCCGACCGGCCAGGAAGCGTTCGTGTTCAAATTCAACTTCGACACCGACGCGCCGAAGATCTTCACGAAGACCGCGGCCTATCCGGAAAGCGCGATGGACTTCATGGCGGCGGTTGCAACGGATCTGCGTCCGTTCCGGGCGCGCGGCGGCAAGCTGATCATCTCGTCCTCGGTCAATGACGGCATCTTCTCGGGGGCTGCGATCGCCCGCTGGTACCGCAAGATGAACCAGCGCATGGACGATCGTGCGACCGACTTCGCGCGGCTGTTCATGGTGCCTAACATGGCCCATTGCGGCGGCGGCGCGGCCACCGCGAGCTTCGCGACAAACGAGCTCAAGGCGATCACGGACTGGGTCGAACACGGCGTCGCGCCGGAGCGCATCGTCGCGGCCAACACCAACACCACCTCGCCCTACCCGACCGGCGGCGTGTTCGATCCCCGCATTGCCCAGAACTTTCCGACCGGAGGCACGCGGCCGCTTTGCGTCTATCCCAGGATTGCGGCCTACAAGGGCAGCGGCCTGACCAGCGATGCGGCGAACTTCGCGTGCGTCGATCCCGGCTTCAAGCCAGGCGGTGACCACGACTTCCACGACGATGACGACGGGCACGGCGGCGACAGGCACTGA
- a CDS encoding DUF2778 domain-containing protein, whose protein sequence is MLSMAAIALALGAAAWVADLGDSNLGDSTPLVTAALPPANSPSFEDRFASLSGNPPARELGLRTLERSALNAVQLKLRDAKAMLAQKLQGDDWRSTLTDNEQPAVDETRPSQRADAVPMPRSRPVQADLSAQIASSQAFADTNPRVDNRNFFEKFTDKIRLASLTPDSGLFGKAPDLAALGYDSRTAVYDIKAKALYLPSGVTLEAHSGMGALMDDPDHVDQRMVGATPPATYDLKPREKLFHGVRALRLTPTDGTSALGRVGLLTHTFMLGPRGDSNGCVSIKDYDRFMKAYDNGEFNRLVVVPSLNGATTASQRASTDS, encoded by the coding sequence TTGCTGTCTATGGCTGCCATCGCGCTGGCGCTGGGCGCCGCCGCGTGGGTCGCGGACTTGGGCGATTCGAATTTGGGCGATTCGACTCCGCTGGTCACAGCCGCGCTGCCGCCGGCCAATTCGCCTTCGTTTGAGGATCGTTTCGCCTCGCTGTCGGGCAACCCGCCTGCGCGGGAGCTCGGCCTGCGGACGCTGGAGCGATCGGCCCTGAATGCGGTCCAGCTCAAGCTTCGCGACGCCAAGGCGATGCTCGCCCAAAAGCTTCAGGGTGATGATTGGCGCTCGACGCTGACCGACAACGAGCAGCCTGCGGTTGACGAGACAAGGCCCTCACAGCGTGCCGACGCAGTCCCGATGCCGCGCTCCAGGCCGGTCCAGGCCGATCTCTCTGCCCAGATCGCGTCGAGCCAGGCCTTTGCCGACACCAATCCCAGGGTCGACAACCGCAACTTCTTCGAAAAATTCACGGACAAGATCAGGCTGGCCTCGCTGACGCCCGACAGCGGCCTGTTCGGCAAGGCGCCGGATCTGGCGGCGCTCGGCTACGATTCGCGCACGGCGGTTTATGACATCAAGGCCAAGGCGCTGTATTTGCCGAGTGGCGTCACGCTGGAAGCTCATTCCGGCATGGGCGCGTTGATGGACGACCCCGACCATGTCGACCAGCGCATGGTGGGCGCAACCCCGCCTGCAACCTACGACCTCAAGCCGCGCGAAAAACTGTTCCACGGCGTCCGGGCGCTGCGCCTGACACCCACGGACGGTACGAGTGCGCTCGGCCGCGTCGGCCTGCTCACGCACACCTTCATGCTCGGACCGCGCGGCGATTCCAACGGCTGCGTTTCGATCAAGGACTATGATCGCTTCATGAAGGCCTACGACAATGGCGAGTTCAACCGCCTGGTCGTGGTGCCGAGCTTGAACGGGGCGACCACTGCGTCGCAGCGCGCCAGCACCGATTCCTGA
- a CDS encoding DUF1810 domain-containing protein, producing the protein MTDPFHLDRFVQAQNPVFGAVRAELSRGRKQTHWMWFVFPQIAGLGFSAMSQRYAIASRAEAEAYLAHPVLGPRLVECTRLVLAVEGRTINAILGAPDDAKFRSSMTLFGAVSGAPIFDAALARYFAGQPDGATLEILAALDRKA; encoded by the coding sequence ATGACCGATCCTTTTCACCTGGACCGGTTCGTCCAAGCCCAGAACCCGGTTTTTGGCGCCGTCCGGGCCGAGCTGTCCCGGGGCCGGAAGCAGACTCACTGGATGTGGTTCGTCTTCCCGCAGATCGCCGGCCTCGGCTTCAGCGCGATGTCGCAGCGCTACGCCATTGCCTCGCGCGCAGAGGCCGAAGCCTACCTGGCCCACCCCGTCCTCGGCCCGCGCCTGGTCGAATGCACCCGTCTCGTGCTCGCCGTCGAGGGCCGGACCATCAACGCCATCCTCGGCGCGCCTGATGACGCCAAATTTCGCTCGTCGATGACGCTGTTCGGCGCGGTGTCCGGCGCACCCATTTTCGACGCGGCGCTCGCCAGATATTTCGCAGGCCAGCCCGACGGTGCGACGCTGGAGATCCTCGCCGCCCTTGACCGAAAGGCCTAG
- a CDS encoding methyl-accepting chemotaxis protein, translating into MKIGTLLTTAIVSLSTVGGGLAIYVAVTKYQTMERVAEAQGRLTIVRAVSDIPRYLNPERGFATNILYGPATYDPAQLSEHDKLRKQTDGARDKMNALRKALPGSLDDGNAIGSNIDGINSKFTALREAIDKAMAGPAEVRKDAAKKIVTDNSVLNGSVTALLNEQVRRMAILNGDAYRQASYANIAMTLRDVGGLNSSLHKNLVGGKKPATDAEKADISRSQGRNDQIVMTLQELRGNPTTPANVAAALEKFNSIYIEEFGRELKLVKDGAISGKYEHDVDTYFTATQRGLGTIIDVRDAFYDNAEQILASASSAARTSFTIALAGLVAVLIASAGLIVMVRRRVCAPIVSLTTRMSRLADGDLAEEIPGAERSDEIGAMAAAVQVFKDNMIRADRLAAEKQAENDGKMRRAQALDELTRGFEAKVTELVGGLSRASSTMETTAQSMTSTASQTNSQAAVVAAASQQTSTNVQTVASATEELTSSIAEIGRQVAQSTEIAARAVDNARRTGDTARTLAEGAQKIGDVVTLIQSIAEQTNLLALNATIEAARAGDAGRGFAVVASEVKSLAGQTAKATTEISEQITAIQAASDETVAAIRNVADVIAEIDQIGTAIAAAIEQQGSATREISRSVQEAARGTQEVNTNISGVQHAADDTGAAAREVLGAAEQLSTQSRDLAGQFERFLGEVRAA; encoded by the coding sequence ATGAAAATCGGTACGCTTCTGACCACCGCCATCGTTTCGCTCTCGACCGTCGGCGGCGGCCTCGCCATCTACGTTGCGGTCACGAAATACCAGACGATGGAGAGGGTAGCCGAGGCGCAGGGCCGGCTGACGATCGTCCGCGCCGTCAGCGACATCCCGCGCTATCTCAACCCCGAGCGCGGCTTTGCCACCAACATCCTCTACGGGCCCGCGACCTACGACCCCGCGCAGCTTTCCGAGCATGACAAGCTGCGCAAGCAGACCGACGGCGCCCGCGACAAGATGAACGCCCTGCGAAAGGCGCTGCCCGGCTCCCTCGACGACGGCAACGCCATCGGCAGCAACATCGACGGTATCAATTCGAAATTCACCGCGCTGCGCGAGGCCATCGACAAGGCGATGGCGGGACCGGCGGAGGTGCGCAAGGACGCCGCCAAGAAGATCGTCACCGACAATTCGGTGCTCAACGGCAGCGTGACCGCCCTGCTCAACGAGCAGGTCCGCCGCATGGCGATCCTCAATGGCGATGCCTACCGCCAGGCCAGCTATGCCAACATCGCGATGACGCTCCGTGACGTCGGCGGCCTCAACTCCAGCCTGCACAAGAATCTCGTTGGCGGCAAGAAACCGGCGACTGACGCGGAGAAGGCCGACATCAGCCGCTCGCAGGGCCGCAACGACCAGATCGTGATGACGCTGCAGGAATTGCGCGGCAATCCGACAACTCCGGCGAACGTCGCCGCTGCGCTGGAGAAGTTCAACTCGATCTACATCGAGGAGTTCGGCCGCGAGCTCAAGCTGGTGAAGGACGGCGCGATCAGCGGCAAGTACGAACACGACGTCGATACCTATTTCACTGCCACGCAGCGCGGCCTCGGCACCATCATCGACGTCCGCGACGCGTTCTACGACAACGCCGAACAGATCCTCGCCAGCGCTTCCTCGGCCGCACGCACCAGCTTCACGATCGCGCTCGCTGGCCTTGTTGCCGTGCTGATCGCCAGCGCCGGTCTGATCGTGATGGTGCGCCGCCGCGTCTGCGCCCCGATCGTCAGCCTGACGACGCGGATGTCACGGCTTGCCGACGGCGATCTTGCGGAAGAGATCCCCGGCGCCGAGCGCTCCGACGAGATCGGGGCGATGGCCGCGGCCGTCCAGGTGTTCAAGGACAACATGATCCGGGCCGACCGGCTCGCGGCCGAAAAGCAAGCTGAGAACGACGGCAAGATGCGCCGCGCCCAGGCGCTCGACGAACTGACCCGCGGCTTCGAAGCCAAAGTCACCGAGCTCGTCGGCGGTCTCTCGCGCGCCTCCTCCACCATGGAGACCACCGCGCAATCGATGACTTCGACGGCATCCCAGACCAACAGCCAGGCTGCGGTCGTCGCCGCCGCCTCGCAGCAGACCTCGACCAACGTGCAGACGGTTGCCAGCGCCACGGAAGAGCTGACCTCGTCGATCGCCGAGATCGGCCGTCAGGTCGCCCAATCCACCGAAATCGCGGCCCGCGCCGTCGACAACGCCCGCCGTACCGGCGACACCGCCCGCACGCTCGCCGAGGGCGCACAGAAGATCGGCGACGTCGTTACGCTGATCCAGAGCATTGCCGAGCAGACCAACCTCCTGGCGCTCAACGCCACCATCGAGGCCGCCCGTGCCGGTGACGCCGGCCGCGGCTTTGCCGTGGTCGCCTCCGAAGTGAAGTCGCTGGCCGGCCAGACCGCCAAGGCCACCACCGAGATTTCCGAGCAGATCACGGCGATCCAGGCCGCGAGCGACGAGACCGTGGCCGCGATCCGCAACGTCGCCGACGTCATCGCCGAGATCGACCAGATCGGCACCGCGATTGCGGCCGCGATCGAGCAACAGGGCTCGGCAACCCGGGAGATTTCCCGCAGCGTCCAGGAAGCCGCCCGCGGCACTCAGGAGGTCAACACCAATATATCGGGCGTGCAGCACGCCGCCGACGATACCGGTGCGGCGGCAAGGGAAGTGCTGGGCGCAGCCGAGCAGCTCTCGACGCAGTCGCGCGACCTCGCCGGCCAGTTCGAGCGCTTCCTCGGCGAAGTCAGGGCGGCGTAA
- a CDS encoding NADPH-dependent FMN reductase: protein MSNCILVLYGSYRSDRMGIRLANFVIDRLRSRGEEVAFIDAKAIGLPMLDRMYKEHPKGEAPEALEKLAGQIRGADGFVFVTGEYNWGIQPGLKNLTDHFLEEWFWRPAAIVSYSAGRLSGARASTAWHGTLSEMGMVVISSTIGVGPIAQTLSAESEPIGEGGKALERSFPRFADDLLWWIEAAKAQRARKAPPY from the coding sequence ATGAGCAACTGCATCCTCGTCCTCTACGGTTCCTACCGTTCCGACCGCATGGGCATCCGCCTTGCGAACTTCGTCATCGATCGCCTGCGCAGCCGCGGCGAGGAGGTCGCGTTCATCGACGCCAAGGCGATCGGCCTGCCGATGCTCGACCGCATGTACAAGGAACATCCCAAGGGAGAAGCGCCGGAGGCGCTGGAGAAGCTGGCCGGACAGATCCGTGGCGCCGACGGCTTTGTCTTCGTCACCGGCGAATACAATTGGGGCATTCAGCCCGGCCTGAAGAACCTCACCGACCACTTCCTGGAGGAGTGGTTCTGGCGGCCTGCCGCGATCGTGAGCTATTCCGCCGGCCGCCTGTCGGGCGCACGCGCCTCGACGGCCTGGCACGGCACGCTGTCGGAGATGGGCATGGTGGTGATCTCGAGCACGATCGGCGTCGGGCCGATCGCGCAGACGCTGTCGGCCGAGAGCGAGCCGATCGGCGAGGGCGGCAAGGCGCTGGAACGGTCGTTCCCGCGCTTCGCGGATGATCTGCTTTGGTGGATCGAGGCGGCGAAAGCGCAACGCGCGCGCAAGGCGCCGCCTTACTAG
- a CDS encoding helix-turn-helix domain-containing protein, which translates to MTNDDDAPALAPKIFRFSDVDEFRSSIRGLNIEFTPLVRRISTEQIILRLPGCDVNVTRAFPRVVDAQLTADCTAIGFAMDDLDVPIRFNGAQRDRSVIVVGSSGAAYNTIEEVPRQVASVVFRPEVKDRGWPEAKPNFKVFETSAGALDRLRRIVTEAVAAASEAIDPAEVPMKAAAMKESLFGAVDAAIAEIVPARWTLWPNDQRNFKIFQEIRALLSGDLAQPIYSEDLARKLGLSVRTMHDVVRRYRGMSLHRYLRLRRLWLVRQRLLAGAESVKAVALAFGFWHLSDFSRSYRDQFGEAPSETLERGRRR; encoded by the coding sequence ATGACCAATGATGATGATGCGCCAGCGTTGGCGCCAAAGATATTTCGTTTTTCAGACGTCGATGAGTTTCGCAGTTCCATCCGCGGCCTGAACATCGAGTTCACGCCGCTCGTGCGAAGGATTTCGACTGAGCAGATCATCTTGCGTCTGCCGGGCTGCGACGTGAACGTCACGCGCGCGTTTCCACGCGTCGTGGATGCGCAGCTGACCGCGGATTGCACGGCGATCGGATTTGCGATGGACGATCTCGACGTGCCCATTCGCTTCAACGGGGCGCAGCGCGATCGCTCGGTCATCGTCGTCGGCAGCAGCGGCGCGGCCTACAACACGATCGAGGAGGTGCCGCGTCAGGTCGCCTCGGTGGTGTTCAGGCCGGAGGTGAAGGATCGCGGCTGGCCGGAGGCCAAGCCGAACTTCAAGGTCTTCGAGACCAGTGCTGGGGCGCTGGATCGGTTGCGGCGAATCGTCACGGAAGCGGTGGCAGCCGCATCCGAAGCCATCGATCCCGCAGAAGTGCCGATGAAGGCCGCGGCGATGAAGGAGTCCCTGTTCGGTGCCGTCGATGCGGCCATCGCCGAAATCGTTCCGGCGCGATGGACGCTTTGGCCGAACGATCAGCGGAACTTCAAGATTTTTCAGGAGATCCGCGCGCTGCTTTCCGGCGATCTCGCCCAGCCCATCTACAGCGAGGACCTCGCGCGCAAGCTTGGTCTTTCCGTTCGCACCATGCACGACGTCGTCCGGCGTTATCGCGGCATGAGCTTGCATCGCTATTTGCGGCTGCGCCGGCTCTGGCTGGTCCGTCAGCGGCTGTTGGCGGGCGCGGAGAGCGTGAAGGCCGTCGCGCTGGCGTTCGGCTTCTGGCATCTCAGCGATTTCTCCAGAAGCTATCGCGACCAGTTCGGCGAGGCGCCGTCGGAGACGCTGGAGCGTGGACGAAGGCGTTAG
- a CDS encoding DUF2336 domain-containing protein — MAANSPADILVELEEAVAACSPERCARILSGIVHLLASGRDKPQHLLVNVVDGVLLRLTGRVTPSALTELSEALAGLNIAPQDTLRHLASHEDPSIACPVLLKSRGLSAADLTAVATACGETHQLAISARHEIEAAVAEALVTRGTRAVRLALIKNPGAQFSDAAYASLIETGAADDEIAKALALRPGTPDIVLRKLLSASPEPKPAAKPNASALPPAQGPAIVAPKRPCSADYANARPEIVALNRVGKLNDSTVNRFVIRGEIANLFTALSVLSGAPIEIVEHVMSDDDCEGLVMACRASRLNWATTLAILSNRGGKRLSFAERERAQLIFETLLLSTSQWTVRWGEIAASAIPSDPGNRGAKMGVSR, encoded by the coding sequence ATGGCGGCAAATTCGCCTGCCGATATTCTAGTTGAGTTGGAAGAAGCGGTCGCAGCCTGCTCGCCGGAGCGCTGCGCCCGCATCCTCTCGGGCATTGTGCACCTGCTCGCATCCGGCCGCGACAAGCCTCAGCACCTGCTGGTCAATGTGGTCGACGGCGTCTTGCTTCGATTGACGGGGCGGGTCACGCCCTCCGCATTGACAGAACTGAGCGAGGCACTCGCTGGTTTGAACATTGCGCCGCAGGACACGTTGCGGCATCTGGCATCCCACGAAGACCCCTCCATCGCTTGCCCGGTCCTGCTCAAATCGCGAGGGCTCTCTGCCGCCGACCTGACGGCGGTCGCGACAGCCTGCGGCGAAACGCATCAGCTCGCGATCTCGGCCCGTCACGAGATCGAAGCGGCCGTGGCTGAAGCGCTGGTCACGCGCGGCACGCGCGCGGTCCGCCTCGCCCTGATCAAGAACCCCGGAGCCCAATTCTCCGATGCGGCTTACGCTTCGCTGATCGAGACGGGTGCTGCGGACGACGAGATCGCAAAGGCGCTGGCGCTCCGGCCCGGCACGCCCGACATCGTCTTGCGCAAGCTGCTTTCCGCTTCACCTGAGCCAAAGCCCGCGGCCAAGCCCAATGCCTCCGCCCTGCCCCCGGCACAGGGGCCCGCGATCGTTGCGCCGAAGCGGCCTTGCTCGGCCGACTATGCCAACGCAAGGCCGGAGATCGTTGCGCTGAACCGCGTCGGCAAGCTCAACGATTCCACGGTGAACCGCTTCGTGATCCGCGGCGAGATCGCCAATTTGTTCACCGCTCTGTCGGTGCTGTCAGGGGCTCCGATCGAGATTGTCGAGCACGTCATGAGCGATGACGATTGCGAAGGCCTGGTGATGGCCTGCCGGGCTTCGCGCTTGAACTGGGCGACCACGCTCGCGATCCTGAGCAACCGCGGCGGCAAACGCCTTTCCTTCGCCGAGCGCGAACGCGCGCAACTGATCTTCGAAACGCTTCTCTTGTCGACCAGCCAATGGACAGTGCGCTGGGGGGAAATCGCAGCAAGCGCCATTCCAAGCGATCCGGGAAATCGCGGCGCAAAAATGGGGGTTAGCCGATGA
- a CDS encoding PilZ domain-containing protein, with protein MKFDGRKAFRVRMDHKQSVNLMGSDGTWRRSCVLLDVSQSGAKIEVEGTLDVLQAKEFFMLLSSTGLAYRRCELVWIDGTMAGVHFINADNKKKMASAKAAAQSK; from the coding sequence ATGAAGTTCGACGGTCGCAAGGCGTTTCGCGTGCGGATGGATCACAAGCAGTCCGTCAACCTGATGGGCTCGGACGGCACCTGGCGACGCAGTTGCGTGCTGCTCGACGTGTCGCAGAGCGGCGCCAAGATCGAGGTCGAGGGCACCCTCGACGTGCTGCAAGCCAAGGAATTCTTCATGCTGCTGTCGTCGACCGGTCTCGCCTATCGGCGCTGTGAGCTGGTCTGGATCGACGGCACCATGGCCGGCGTGCACTTCATCAACGCGGACAACAAGAAGAAAATGGCGAGCGCGAAGGCGGCCGCGCAGAGCAAATAG
- a CDS encoding HD domain-containing phosphohydrolase, producing MQKARTITSPVKGEGSLKAAQSARPFVHVLADSSAKLSGICSILERQFAVAGERLDAEAKLSQVPFAIVVRADLRDTVAIAAIKKRTPKLAKATKRIFLVEHSSHASVSQAYALGATLVLPGTINKLKLLAALAEPASASSSGPSRPENAVETAATAITSMFTAVTLGGPLNVDGAKDAGRQIADRITEHGLSEWLTAVRRHHEGTYQHCLLVTGVAIDFGLSLGVGRADLERLYTAAMFHDIGKARIPLAILDKPGRLDADERAMIETHPAAGYEFLKDHEQITPEILDAVRHHHEFLDGSGYPDALAGESINDIVRILTISDIFAALIEHRPYRPLMPRSEAYNILCGMTGKLEKALVTSFKQVALTR from the coding sequence GTGCAGAAGGCGCGAACCATCACCAGCCCCGTCAAGGGGGAAGGTAGCCTCAAAGCGGCGCAATCGGCTCGTCCCTTCGTCCATGTGCTGGCCGATTCCTCCGCCAAATTGTCGGGCATTTGCTCTATCCTGGAACGGCAATTTGCCGTCGCAGGCGAACGGCTCGATGCGGAAGCCAAGCTGTCTCAAGTGCCATTCGCCATCGTCGTCCGCGCGGACCTGCGTGACACCGTCGCCATCGCTGCCATCAAGAAGCGGACCCCTAAGCTGGCGAAGGCGACGAAGCGGATCTTCCTGGTCGAGCATTCCTCTCACGCAAGCGTCTCGCAGGCTTATGCATTGGGCGCGACGCTCGTCCTTCCCGGCACGATCAACAAGTTGAAGCTGCTGGCGGCGCTGGCCGAGCCCGCTTCCGCTTCTTCAAGCGGGCCGTCCCGGCCAGAGAACGCCGTCGAAACCGCAGCGACCGCTATCACATCGATGTTCACCGCCGTCACGCTTGGCGGCCCCCTCAACGTCGATGGCGCGAAGGACGCCGGCCGGCAGATCGCCGATCGCATCACCGAACATGGTCTATCGGAATGGCTCACAGCGGTGCGCCGGCACCATGAAGGAACCTACCAGCACTGCCTGCTCGTGACCGGCGTGGCGATCGACTTCGGACTGAGCCTCGGCGTCGGACGAGCCGATCTGGAGCGCCTCTACACGGCCGCCATGTTCCACGACATCGGCAAGGCCCGGATCCCGCTTGCGATCCTGGACAAGCCCGGCCGCCTCGATGCCGACGAACGCGCCATGATCGAGACGCATCCGGCGGCGGGTTACGAATTCCTGAAGGACCACGAGCAGATTACGCCCGAGATTCTCGATGCCGTCCGGCACCACCACGAATTTCTCGACGGCAGCGGATATCCGGACGCGCTGGCTGGCGAGAGCATCAACGACATCGTGCGCATTCTCACGATCTCGGACATCTTCGCCGCGCTGATCGAGCACCGGCCCTACAGGCCGTTGATGCCGCGCAGCGAGGCCTACAATATTCTCTGCGGGATGACGGGAAAGCTGGAGAAAGCGCTCGTCACCTCGTTCAAGCAGGTCGCGCTCACACGGTGA
- a CDS encoding nitroreductase, which produces MEFETLVQSRRSVRGFKNEPVPRAVIEAIIDSAKRAPSSMNTQPWHVHVLTGGPLEQVRRRNMEEMVGGAKVKRDIVSHGEYQGVHRTRQVDIAKQLFSAMGIARDDKPMRQDWVLRGFRQFDAPVSLVLTYDRVLDPGAVCHFDLGALCYGIVLAAWDRGLGSVINGQGIMRSDIVREVAGIPEDEVIMTCVAMGYPDDDFAANAVRSGREGNDEFVRYVGFAD; this is translated from the coding sequence GTGGAATTCGAAACGCTGGTCCAGTCGCGCCGCAGCGTGCGCGGTTTCAAAAACGAGCCGGTGCCGCGCGCGGTGATCGAGGCGATCATCGACAGCGCCAAGCGCGCGCCGTCCTCGATGAACACCCAGCCCTGGCATGTCCACGTGCTCACCGGCGGCCCTCTGGAACAGGTGCGCCGCCGCAACATGGAAGAGATGGTTGGCGGCGCCAAGGTCAAGCGCGACATCGTCAGCCATGGCGAATACCAGGGCGTGCATCGCACCCGGCAAGTCGACATCGCCAAGCAATTATTCAGCGCGATGGGAATCGCGCGCGACGACAAGCCGATGCGGCAGGATTGGGTGCTGCGCGGCTTCCGACAGTTCGACGCGCCGGTCTCGCTGGTGCTCACTTATGACCGCGTGCTCGATCCCGGCGCGGTCTGCCATTTCGATCTCGGCGCGCTCTGCTACGGCATCGTGCTGGCGGCCTGGGACCGCGGGCTCGGCTCGGTGATCAACGGCCAGGGCATCATGCGCTCCGATATCGTGCGCGAGGTCGCCGGGATCCCCGAGGACGAGGTCATCATGACCTGCGTCGCGATGGGCTATCCCGACGACGACTTTGCCGCGAATGCCGTTCGCTCGGGTCGCGAGGGCAACGACGAGTTCGTGCGCTACGTCGGCTTCGCTGACTGA